From Thermus oshimai DSM 12092, the proteins below share one genomic window:
- the pstC gene encoding phosphate ABC transporter permease subunit PstC, protein MDLLRQKPSRNPKEILTYLLLLLLSSVTLLTTLGVVVTLLLDVAEFFRRVPLLEFLFAPEWTPLFAEPRYGIAPLLAGTFLVTAIALLVAVPLGLMLAIYISEYAPHRVRARIMGTLELFEGIPTVVFGYFALLFVTPLLQRFIPGLSIFNPLSAGLVMGFAIVPYVSNVAADAMQAVPRSIREAAYALGARPYEVALKVVFPAAISGIVAAIILATSRAIGETMIVAIAAGQRPTLTLDPRETIATMTSYIVQAATGDQPAGSTASLALFAVGFTLFLLTLLLNILAQYVVERYRERYE, encoded by the coding sequence ATGGACCTTCTCCGCCAGAAGCCCTCGCGAAACCCCAAGGAGATCCTCACCTACCTCCTCCTCCTCCTCCTCTCCTCCGTCACCCTCCTCACCACCTTGGGCGTGGTGGTGACCCTCCTTCTGGACGTGGCGGAGTTCTTCCGCCGGGTGCCCCTCTTAGAGTTCCTCTTCGCCCCCGAGTGGACCCCCCTTTTCGCCGAGCCCCGCTACGGCATCGCCCCCCTCCTGGCGGGCACCTTCCTGGTCACGGCCATCGCCCTCCTGGTGGCCGTACCCCTGGGGCTTATGCTGGCCATCTACATCTCGGAGTACGCCCCCCACCGGGTACGGGCCCGCATCATGGGGACGCTGGAACTCTTTGAGGGCATCCCCACCGTGGTCTTCGGCTACTTTGCCCTCCTCTTCGTGACCCCGCTTCTCCAGCGCTTCATCCCCGGGCTCAGCATCTTCAACCCCCTCTCCGCGGGGCTGGTGATGGGCTTCGCCATCGTCCCCTACGTCTCCAACGTGGCCGCGGACGCCATGCAGGCCGTGCCCCGCTCCATCCGGGAAGCGGCCTACGCCCTGGGGGCTAGGCCCTACGAGGTGGCCCTCAAGGTGGTCTTCCCCGCGGCCATCTCGGGGATCGTGGCGGCCATCATCCTGGCCACCAGCCGGGCCATCGGGGAGACCATGATCGTGGCCATCGCCGCGGGGCAGCGGCCCACCCTCACCCTGGACCCCCGGGAGACCATCGCCACCATGACCAGCTACATCGTCCAGGCGGCCACCGGGGACCAGCCCGCGGGCTCCACGGCCTCCTTGGCCCTTTTCGCTGTGGGGTTCACCCTCTTCCTCCTCACCCTCCTCCTCAACATCCTGGCCCAGTACGTGGTGGAACGGTATCGGGAGCGTTATGAATAG
- the pstA gene encoding phosphate ABC transporter permease PstA: MNRAFGQDPWKARIDRTFARALVLPLLLAFLLLATLLGDTLYRSFSVQVVGGEGAGRTYPLGTPWETLVKERLLAEGYLEEEVQELLQDPKERRALWLQNRVELMPLTHEGPFRLVLTGLYDERLGDYSLLQGLRRWEELKASLGEGERLVLNPWLDASFLTRYPSRSPLLAGIAPAIVGTLWVLGLALLIAIPVGVGTAILLEEYLRQGRLSRILEVNLRNLAGVPSIVYGLLGLALFVRGFGFGPTVLAASFTLALLGIPVIVVTSREALRSVPDSIRQAAFALGATRRQVVFRTVVPAALPGMVTGVILSAARLIGEAAPLLLVGAAAYVPYIPSGPLSEYTVIPVQIYLWVSQNQPEFARVAAAGILVMLMVLSVLYLAALYLRNRFRREW, from the coding sequence ATGAATAGGGCGTTCGGCCAAGACCCTTGGAAAGCGCGCATAGACCGCACCTTCGCCCGGGCCCTGGTCCTGCCCCTCCTCTTGGCCTTTCTGCTCCTCGCCACCCTCCTGGGGGACACCCTCTACCGGAGCTTCTCCGTCCAGGTGGTAGGGGGGGAGGGGGCCGGGCGCACCTACCCCTTGGGGACCCCCTGGGAGACCCTGGTGAAGGAGCGCCTCCTGGCCGAGGGGTACCTGGAGGAGGAGGTCCAGGAGCTCCTCCAAGACCCAAAGGAGCGCCGGGCCCTTTGGCTCCAGAACCGGGTGGAGCTCATGCCCCTGACCCACGAAGGCCCCTTCCGTCTGGTCCTCACGGGCCTCTACGACGAGCGGCTTGGGGACTATAGCCTCCTCCAGGGCCTCCGGCGCTGGGAGGAGCTTAAGGCCTCCTTGGGGGAAGGGGAGCGGCTGGTCCTGAACCCCTGGCTGGACGCCTCCTTCCTCACCCGCTACCCCTCCCGGAGCCCCCTTCTCGCAGGGATCGCCCCGGCCATCGTGGGCACCCTATGGGTCCTGGGCCTGGCCCTCCTCATCGCCATCCCCGTGGGGGTGGGCACGGCCATCCTCCTGGAGGAGTACCTGCGCCAGGGGCGCCTGAGCCGCATCCTCGAGGTGAACCTGAGGAACCTGGCCGGGGTGCCCTCCATCGTCTACGGCCTCCTCGGCCTGGCCCTCTTCGTGCGGGGCTTTGGCTTCGGCCCCACGGTGCTGGCCGCAAGCTTTACCTTGGCCCTTCTCGGCATCCCGGTCATCGTGGTCACCTCCCGGGAGGCCCTAAGGAGCGTGCCCGACTCCATCCGCCAGGCGGCCTTCGCCCTGGGGGCCACCCGGCGCCAGGTGGTCTTCCGCACCGTGGTCCCCGCCGCCTTGCCCGGGATGGTCACGGGGGTCATCCTCTCCGCCGCCCGGCTCATCGGGGAGGCGGCCCCCCTCCTCCTGGTGGGGGCGGCGGCCTACGTGCCCTACATTCCCTCCGGGCCCCTCTCGGAGTACACGGTGATCCCGGTGCAGATCTACCTCTGGGTCAGCCAGAACCAGCCCGAGTTCGCCCGGGTGGCCGCGGCGGGCATCCTGGTGATGCTCATGGTGCTTTCCGTCCTCTACCTGGCCGCCCTTTACCTTAGGAACCGCTTCAGGAGGGAATGGTGA
- the pstB gene encoding phosphate ABC transporter ATP-binding protein PstB, translated as MVSLEMLKDHETVRTAPVSEAEALVDVRNLSLWYGPKQALYGISVRFPKNQVTAIIGPSGCGKSTLLRSLNRMNDLVPGVRVEGEVLYEGVNIYDPRVDPVAVRRHIGMVFQKPNPFPKTIFENVAFGLRLLGVKGSELEDRVVEALKRAALWEEVKDRFKKESGLRLSGGQQQRLCIARAIAVEPPLLLMDEPTSALDPIATQAIEDLILELKSRYTVVIVTHNMQQAARVSDRTLFMHLGVLVEEGPTEELFTKPKHPYTEAYITGRFG; from the coding sequence ATGGTGAGCCTAGAAATGCTCAAGGACCACGAGACGGTGCGCACCGCGCCCGTCTCCGAGGCCGAGGCCCTGGTGGACGTGCGGAACCTCAGCCTCTGGTACGGCCCCAAGCAGGCCCTTTACGGGATCAGCGTGCGCTTCCCCAAGAACCAGGTCACGGCCATCATCGGCCCCTCGGGGTGCGGGAAGAGCACCCTCTTGCGCTCCCTAAACCGCATGAACGACCTGGTCCCTGGGGTGCGGGTGGAGGGGGAGGTCCTCTACGAAGGGGTGAACATCTACGACCCCCGGGTGGACCCCGTGGCCGTAAGGCGGCACATCGGCATGGTCTTCCAGAAGCCCAACCCCTTCCCCAAGACCATCTTTGAGAACGTGGCCTTTGGCCTCCGGCTTCTTGGGGTGAAGGGAAGCGAGCTGGAGGACCGGGTGGTGGAGGCCCTGAAGCGGGCCGCCCTCTGGGAGGAGGTGAAGGACCGCTTCAAGAAGGAAAGCGGCCTGAGGCTTTCGGGAGGCCAGCAGCAGCGCCTTTGCATCGCCCGGGCCATCGCCGTGGAACCCCCCCTCCTCCTCATGGACGAGCCCACGAGCGCCCTGGACCCCATCGCCACCCAGGCCATAGAGGACCTGATCCTGGAGCTCAAGAGCCGCTACACCGTGGTCATCGTCACCCACAACATGCAGCAGGCGGCCCGGGTCTCCGACCGGACCCTTTTCATGCACCTAGGGGTCCTGGTGGAGGAAGGCCCCACGGAGGAGCTCTTCACCAAGCCCAAGCACCCCTACACGGAGGCCTACATCACGGGGCGGTTCGGCTAA
- a CDS encoding MFS transporter: MPPLALLFLTLFNSILGLSILFPILGPLGRALGLSEPQVGAFSTAYALLQFLLAPYWGRRSEGGRKPVLLVGILGFALSFFLFGLFAFLGFKGVLTGWGLFLALLLARLLGGAFSSATLPTAQAYVADVTGREERTGGMALLGAAFGLGVILGPALGAGLASLFGLLAPVFFSAGLALLNALFVHLALPESRGKVTREPARLSPWDRRVFPLLLLGFALNLSSVALEQTVAFHFQDRLGLDALKTAQRVGLALFFYGLVAVFIQGFLVRALRPPPRVLLLLGLPVGALGFLVLAFGQGFWALALGLVLQGAGQALAAPGVTAALSLAVGEEEQGAVAGLSSAAQALGRMLGPLLGTGLYQLFPEGPYLLGAFLLLLALLGLRALKGRP; encoded by the coding sequence ATGCCGCCCCTTGCCCTCCTCTTCCTCACCCTCTTCAACAGCATCCTAGGGCTTTCCATCCTCTTCCCCATCCTGGGGCCCTTGGGCCGGGCCCTGGGGCTATCCGAGCCTCAGGTGGGGGCCTTCTCCACCGCCTACGCCCTTTTGCAGTTCCTCCTCGCCCCTTACTGGGGCCGGCGGAGCGAAGGGGGGCGCAAGCCCGTCCTCCTCGTGGGGATCTTGGGCTTCGCCCTAAGCTTTTTCCTCTTTGGGCTCTTCGCCTTTTTGGGCTTCAAGGGGGTGCTCACGGGGTGGGGGCTTTTCCTGGCCCTTCTCCTCGCCCGCCTCCTTGGGGGGGCCTTCTCCTCCGCCACCCTGCCCACGGCCCAGGCCTACGTGGCGGACGTTACGGGAAGGGAGGAGCGCACCGGGGGGATGGCCCTTTTGGGGGCGGCCTTCGGGCTTGGGGTCATCCTGGGGCCCGCCTTGGGAGCCGGGCTCGCCTCCCTCTTCGGCCTCCTCGCCCCCGTGTTCTTCTCCGCGGGGCTCGCCCTCTTGAACGCCCTCTTCGTCCATCTGGCCCTGCCGGAGTCCCGGGGCAAGGTGACAAGGGAGCCGGCCCGGCTTTCCCCCTGGGACCGCCGGGTCTTCCCCCTCCTCCTCCTGGGCTTCGCCCTGAACCTCTCCAGTGTGGCCCTGGAGCAGACGGTGGCCTTCCACTTCCAGGACCGCCTGGGCCTGGACGCTCTAAAGACCGCGCAACGGGTGGGCCTCGCCCTCTTCTTCTACGGGCTGGTGGCCGTTTTCATCCAGGGCTTCCTGGTGCGGGCCCTGCGCCCACCCCCGAGGGTGCTCCTCCTCCTGGGCCTACCCGTGGGGGCCTTAGGCTTCCTGGTCCTGGCCTTTGGGCAGGGGTTCTGGGCCCTGGCCTTGGGCCTGGTCCTCCAGGGGGCGGGGCAGGCCCTGGCCGCCCCGGGGGTCACCGCCGCCCTTTCCCTAGCCGTGGGGGAGGAGGAGCAAGGGGCGGTGGCGGGGCTCAGCAGCGCCGCCCAGGCCCTGGGGCGGATGCTCGGGCCCCTTCTCGGCACGGGGCTTTACCAACTCTTTCCCGAGGGGCCCTACCTCCTGGGGGCCTTTTTGCTCCTCCTGGCCCTCCTCGGCCTTAGGGCCCTTAAGGGGCGCCCTTAG
- the recF gene encoding DNA replication/repair protein RecF (All proteins in this family for which functions are known are DNA-binding proteins that assist the filamentation of RecA onto DNA for the initiation of recombination or recombinational repair.) has product MRLLLFRQRNFRNLALTAYRPPEGLSAVVGGNAQGKTNLLRGIHLLLTGEMEGGLQDQIRFGEGEAWLWGEVETALGVFRLEATLTLEGRTFRINEKPTGLKGLLELPGSVLLSPEDVEVVLGSREARRGFLDRLIARFSARYGGLLSAYEKVLRQRNALLRQGGNGLSAWDQALARYGEEIMAYRRRFLARFLPILEEVHAALGGKGVGVDLEETAGQGLLEALKATAKEERERGQTLVGPHRDDLLFLLAGRPAHRFASRGEAKTLALALRLAEHRLLWQHHEEPPLLLLDEWSEELDEARQKALLAYARGLPQAILAGLSAPEGVPVCWMEGGVVLCPGG; this is encoded by the coding sequence ATGCGGCTTCTCCTCTTCCGGCAACGGAACTTCCGCAACCTGGCCCTTACGGCCTACCGCCCCCCCGAGGGGCTTTCCGCGGTGGTGGGGGGGAACGCCCAGGGCAAGACCAACCTCCTAAGGGGGATCCACCTCCTCCTCACGGGGGAGATGGAGGGAGGCCTCCAGGACCAGATCCGCTTCGGGGAAGGGGAGGCCTGGCTGTGGGGCGAGGTGGAGACCGCCTTAGGGGTCTTCCGCCTCGAGGCCACCCTCACCCTCGAGGGGCGCACCTTCCGGATCAACGAGAAGCCCACGGGGCTTAAAGGGCTCCTGGAGCTTCCGGGCTCCGTCCTCCTTTCCCCGGAGGACGTGGAGGTGGTCCTGGGCAGCCGGGAGGCCCGGCGGGGCTTTCTGGACCGGCTGATCGCCCGCTTCTCCGCCCGGTATGGGGGGCTCCTTTCCGCCTACGAGAAGGTCCTAAGGCAACGGAACGCCCTCCTGCGCCAGGGGGGAAACGGCCTTTCCGCCTGGGACCAGGCCCTGGCCCGCTACGGGGAGGAGATCATGGCCTATAGGAGGCGCTTCCTCGCCCGCTTCCTGCCCATCCTGGAGGAGGTCCACGCCGCCTTGGGGGGAAAAGGGGTGGGGGTGGACCTGGAAGAGACCGCAGGCCAGGGGCTTCTGGAAGCCCTGAAGGCCACGGCCAAGGAGGAGCGGGAGCGGGGCCAGACCCTGGTGGGGCCGCATCGGGACGACCTCCTTTTCCTCCTTGCGGGCCGGCCCGCCCATCGCTTCGCAAGCCGCGGCGAGGCCAAAACCCTGGCCCTCGCCTTAAGGCTTGCGGAGCACCGCCTCCTCTGGCAACACCACGAGGAGCCCCCTCTCCTCCTCCTGGACGAGTGGAGCGAGGAGCTGGACGAGGCCCGGCAAAAGGCCCTTTTGGCCTACGCTCGAGGCCTCCCCCAGGCCATCCTGGCGGGGCTCAGCGCCCCAGAGGGGGTGCCGGTATGCTGGATGGAGGGGGGGGTGGTGCTGTGCCCTGGCGGCTGA
- a CDS encoding DUF721 domain-containing protein produces MPWRLKEAVPLALGQAGSRARLERALVLAYWKEAVGKELAQLTEAVALEDGVLTVLVGDAVLAHQLTYRRLDLLQRFSARFPGKVREIRFRVGPLEAPPPEESPQEEPLTPALLQKARALAEAAPPELREKAERAALALLKRQRGNPCPICQTPSEKSPCPTCRRHLQSPLVAKEAERLARGKPPRLSGEALLAARHLAREKLLSELRGLYPVALKEPEFWPLLKDLARRFQALFPEEALPDGVQSLLKRIE; encoded by the coding sequence GTGCCCTGGCGGCTGAAGGAGGCGGTGCCCCTGGCCCTAGGCCAGGCGGGAAGCCGGGCCAGGCTGGAGCGGGCCCTCGTCCTCGCCTACTGGAAGGAGGCGGTGGGGAAGGAGCTCGCCCAGCTCACCGAGGCCGTGGCCTTAGAGGATGGGGTCCTCACCGTGCTGGTGGGGGATGCGGTCTTGGCCCACCAGCTCACCTACCGCCGGCTGGATCTTCTCCAGCGCTTTTCCGCCCGCTTTCCCGGGAAGGTGCGGGAGATCCGCTTCCGGGTGGGGCCCCTGGAGGCCCCTCCGCCGGAGGAAAGCCCCCAGGAAGAGCCCCTCACCCCCGCCCTTTTGCAAAAGGCCCGGGCCCTGGCCGAGGCCGCGCCCCCAGAGCTTCGGGAAAAGGCGGAGCGGGCCGCCCTGGCCCTCTTGAAAAGGCAGCGGGGAAACCCCTGCCCCATCTGCCAGACCCCAAGCGAGAAGAGCCCTTGCCCCACCTGCCGCCGCCACCTGCAAAGCCCCCTGGTGGCCAAGGAGGCCGAGAGGCTCGCCCGGGGAAAGCCCCCCAGGCTTTCCGGCGAGGCCCTCCTGGCCGCCCGGCACCTGGCCCGGGAAAAGCTTCTCTCCGAACTTCGGGGCCTCTACCCCGTGGCCCTGAAGGAGCCCGAGTTCTGGCCACTTCTCAAGGACCTAGCCCGGCGCTTCCAGGCCCTCTTTCCCGAAGAAGCCCTGCCCGATGGGGTGCAAAGCCTCCTCAAGCGGATAGAATAG